The DNA region TTGAGCATTGACTTTGCCCTATCGACCCGGTGTTCTGGACCTATGCATATAAAATTGGAATCATAATCCTAGAAATCTATGAGTGCTAGTGGACCTGAACTAAAAACACAATAACTGGAAGTTATTTGCATAACCCATACCAGCGCACAAGATATATATCACCAAACCAAGTACCGTGACAGGCGGTAATATCGCGCCAACCATCTGTGCAAACCTCTCTAGTTTATCTATCCATGATTCCTGGTGGTGCGGAACATGAACCTCAGGCATAACAGCATCCTCAGCTTCCATGTCAACCTCTTGGGTCTGATGCCCTTGCCTGCGGTGATGGTGCAATCTCCTTGGTGGGGGAGGGGAGATCACGTTCTCTTCATCACTGTCTGCTACAGAAAATGCCAAGAATGAGTCATCCCCATACATCTTCAACATCCCCCCTTAACCAATACTGAAACTAGCAACCCGTAGTTCCACCTACTCAAAATccaaactaaaatatttaacaGAAATCTATGTTCTGTAAATGAATGACTAAAATATCAAATTGTAGTGCCTACAAATCCAAACTAGACAATCATCAAATGAGGAGGATGAGGCTGCAGTTCAAGAAGTTGGTATTAATTTACAGCAACCCTCATTCTAGCTAAAACCGAACTATATATTAATTTGCTGTAAATCTAAACTATATATTGATGCATACTCCGAAAATATTAATTGTCAAGTTTTATGTCACTAATTTGTATTTGATAAACTATCACAAAGTGTGAGGTGTACTTTGAGCAGCTACGGAATTCTCAGTtttagaaaaaggaaaagagggtCACTGTGAATGTTCAAGAACTCTGAAAATACCATGGTAATTGCTTAAGAAACTTCATCAATAGTTTGCGGTACACAAACACTCCAAAATATTTGATACCATATTAGTTTTAGAAACCAAGATATTGTCTCAAACACTCCAAAGTATTTGATGCTATAGTATCTACGAATATATGTATATTGTATTAAGGCGATATAGACTGTTACacccgtagcaacgcacgggcatGGGCCTAGTAGGATTAAAAATTTAGTTCTATTAATAGCGCACCCTTTTTGGTAGGGGTGTGGTGGTATCGAGTGAGTCAATCTGTTGAAGGTTAGCTCTAGATCTGACATGTTTCTCATTGTTAGGGGCGAGAGAATTTATATTGTATTAAATTGTTAATCCGCTAATAAGCATCCGAGTAAGGAATTCCGAATATGATGAAAAGAGTTACAGCAACCTGAACGCCAAAGGTTAGTAGGGAAAGTGAATGACATGGATAGATTTCTACCTATAACAGGTATATACATTTACAGTGTAGTGTTGCAATCCGGAATGTTTGAACTGTAACATTTGAACTCTAAAAGCGATGTGCATACTTTTTATATTTCCCATCAATCTTACACCTGCACGATGAGTCATGGTCTTTATATTTCCCAAAGAGTGCAGGAAGTGTATGTTTTCCCTATAGACGTTCATGCAAAGCCGGAAAGATCAGTCAATAATCAAATATTGATCTGTCAAATCTGGTACAGTCATACAACACATGGGGACTTCAAATTTGCACAGGTATAGTAAGAAGTATGGAAAGGTAAGCAAAACCAATCATCACCAGACAACATAGTCACACAGTCACTCCATATTGTGACAAAGAAACTTAGGTATTCACCTTGACGTACTATTCTCATACTAAGGTGCAAGGGCTTCATATACACAGCACAGGTTCACCAATATCATTACACTGAACAGAGATTTGGCTAAGTATAAACTGACAAATAACTACGGTGACTTCGGCCTGGTCACGGGCACCAAATCCAGATCTGGATTAGCGACAATACCCATTGCAATACCAGCATCACCTTCAACAGAAACTGATGGGCTGGGCGCAACAGCAGCGGTGGTTGCCCTGGAGGCAGTCTTGTTTTTGGTCGCTATCCATTGTTCCACAAGTACTGGTAATATGGGAACTAGGGCTTTGAGCATTGACTTTGCCCTATCGACCCGGTGTTCTGGACCTATGCATATAAAATTGGAATCATAATCCTAGAAATCTATGAGTGCTAGTGGACCTGAACTAAAAACATAATAACTGGAAGTTATTTGCATAACCCATACCAACGCACAAGATATATATCACCAAACCAAGTACCGTGACAGGCGGTAATATCGCGCCAACCATCTATGCAAACCTCTCTAGTTTATCTATCCATGATTCCTGGTGGTGCGGAACATGAACCTCAGGCATAACAGCATCCTCAGCTTCCATGTCAACCTCTTGGGTCTGATGCCCTTGCCTGCGGTGATGGTGCAATCTCCTTGGTGGGGGAGGGGAGATCACGTTCTCTTCATCACTGTCTGCTACAGAAAATGCCAAGAATGAGTCATCCCCATACATCTTCAACATCCCCCCTTAACCAATACTGAAACTAGAAACCCGTAGTTCCACCTACTCAAAATCCAAACTAAAATATTCAACAGAAATCTATGTTCTGTAAATGAATGACTAAAATATCAAATTGTAGTGCCTACAAATCCAAACTAGACAATCATCAAATGAGGAGGATGAGGCTGCAGTTCAAGAAGTTGGTATTAATTTACAGCAACCCTCATTCTAGCTAAAACCGAACTATATATTAATTTGCTGTAAATCTAAACTATATATTGATGCATACTCCGAAAATATTAATTGTCAAGTTTTATGTCACTAATTTGTATTTGATAAACTATCACAAAGTGTGAGGTGTATTTTGAGCAGCTACGGAATTCTCAGTtttagaaaaaggaaaagagggtCACTGTGAATGTTCAAGAACTCTGAAAATACCATGGTAATTGCTTAAGAAACTTCATCAATAGTTTGCGGTACACAAACACTCCAAAATATTTGATACCATATTAGTTTTAGAAACCAAGATATTGTCTCAAACACTCCAAAGTATTTGATGCTATAGTATCTACGAATATATGTATATTGTATTAAGGCGATATAGACTGTTACacccgtagcaacgcacgggcatGGGCCTAGTAGGATTAAAAATTTAGTTCTATTAATAGCGCACCCTTTTTGGTAGGGGCGTGGTGGTATCGAGTGAGTCAATCTGTTGAAGGTTAGCTCTAGATCTGACATGTTTCTCAATGTTAGGGGCGAGAGAATTTATATTGTATTAAATTGTTAATCCGCCAATAAGCATCCGAGTAAGGAATTCCGAATATGATGAAAAGAGTTACAGCAACCTGAACGCCAAAGGTTAGTAGGGAAAGTGAATGACATGGATAGATTTCTACCTATAACAGGTATATACATTTACAGTGTAGTGTTGCAATCTGGAATGTTTGAACTGTAACATTTGAACTCTAAAAGCGATGTGCATACTTTTTATATTTCCCATCAATCTTACACCTGCACGATGAGTCATGGTCTTTATATTTCCCAAAGAGTGCAGGAAGTGTATGTTTTCCCTATAGACGTTCATGCAAAGCCGGAAAGATCAGTCAATAATCAAATATTGATCTGTCAAATCTGGTACAGTCATACAACACATGGGGACTTCAAATTTGCACAGATATAGTAAGAAGTATGGAAAGGTAAGCAAAACCAATCATCACCAGACAACATAGTCACACAGTCACTCCATATTGTGACAAAGAAACTTAGGTATTCACCTTGACGTACTATTCTCATACTAAGGTTCAAGAGCTTCATATACACAGCACAGGTTCACCAATATCATTACACTGAACAGAGATTTGGCTAAGTATAAACCGACAAATAACTATGGTGACTTCGGCCTGGTCACGGGCACCAAATCCAGATCTGGATTAGCGACAATACCCATTGCAATACCAGCATCGCCTTCAACAGAAACTGATGGGCTGGGCGCAACAGCAGCGGTGGTTGCCCTGGAGGCAGTCTTGTTTTTGGTCGCTATCCATTGTTCCACAGGTACCGGTGAATGAAAGCAAGTTAATTTTTTAGAATACTCTTGACCATGCAAGAAAGAAGATATTTTGAAGTTGAAGATATTACTatggatataaatatttatggaaagTTCTAGAGTCACTTGTCTTATATGGCAAGTGAAAAAATATCTAGGAATATTCTATAATATCTTTTGTTGTATGATAAAGTAGAAAATATCTAGAAAGGTTCTAGAGTAGTGGACACATATCATCACCATATGTGTCACCatggtctatatatatatatgagaaccctctctccctcccctagAACCTGAGGCAACAACACATACAAGCGACAAGCATTAGAGAGAGTTGAGGTTGTAGTGCTAGGTGAGTGTGTGAATGAGTGAGCTTCATCTGAAGGTTGGCTCTACCACCCGGAAGCAAGTTTCATCTgtaggttggctctgccacccgggagaTAGAAGGTCGGCCCTGCAGCCAAAAAGGACCAAAAGATACTAAGTAATTAGAAATTATAAAGCTGTCCACTGCAGAGTGAGAGTGAGTGGGTGTTCCTAGGTATAGGTCCACCTTCAAGTGGGTGATTAGGGTCACCTCCATTTCCAACAACTGGTAATAGGGGAACTAGGGCTTTGAGCATTGACTTTGTCATATCGACCCGGTGTTCTAAACCTATGCATATAAAATTGGAATCATAATCCTCGAAATCTATGAGTGTTAGTGGACCTGAACTAAAAACACAATAAATGAAAGTTATTTGCATAACCCATACCAGCGCACAAGATATATATCACCAAACCAAGTACTGTGACCGGTGGTAATATCGCGCCAACCACCTGTGCAAACCTCTCTAGTTTATCTATCCATGATTCCCGGTGGTGCGGAACATGAACCTCAGGCATAACAGCATCCTCAGCTTCCATGTCAACCTCTTGGGTCTGATGCCCTTGCCTGCGGTGATTGTGCGATCTCCTTGGTGGGGGGAGGGGAGATCACGTTCTCTTCATCACTGTCTGCTACAGAAAATGCCAAGAATAAGTCATCCCCATACATGTTCACCATCTCCCCATAACCAATACTGAAACTAGCAACCCGTAGTTCCACCTACTCAAATCCAAACTAAAATATTCAATAGAAATCTATATTCCGTAAATGAATGACTAAAATATCAAATTGTAGTGCCTACAAATACAAACTAGACAATCATCAAATGAGGAGGATGAGGCTGCAGTTTAAGAAGATGGTATTAATTTACAGCAACCCTCATTCTAGCTAAAACCAAACTATATATTAATTTGTTGTAAATCTAAACTATATATTGATGCATACTCCGAAAATATTAATTTGCTGCATGTCAAAAAGATGATATTAATTTCCTGTAAATCTAAACTATATATTAATGTGTATtccaaaaatagaaaaaaaactAGGTTAAAAATGACATAAGGGTGACATCTTCACATTTCATCTCAATGTACCACAATGCATGGAAAAGACATAAAACGTATACTACTTATACACATGTTTTCTTCATCAATAATACTCAACACAAAATCTATGCGCTGCAGTGAGTGCAGCAAGTAGATGCTTCAATTACTTGTAGATAATACAAATTGATATTTTAGTCATTCATTTGCTAGAACTCCGTTGAAAATTTTAGTTCCACCTACTCAAATCCAGTCTAAAATGTTCAACCTACTCAAATCCAAACAAAAATGTTCAACTTGTGGTTCAACAGAAAGAAAGAAGGATAGAATGAGGGGTGCTGTAAACTAATACCATCCTCCTCAGAATCATCATCCCTAGCTGATTGATCTGTCTGAACACTATCTTGGAGGGGTGGGCCAGGATCATCAAGGAGAAACGATTCtgcaaaaagcagaaaacaTGAGATATTCCTCAACAGTGTAGGCATATAACATCCACTAATTTGTATTTTTTTTCATATATAATACTAAACATAAAATCTATGCAGTGCTGCGATAAATGCAACTAACAATTATTTTTAAACACTATAATTGGATATTTGTAAATCCATTTGTTACATTgttcaaaagaaaagaaaagggctaACATCTAACAGAAGTGCAATCTGCAAGTTCAGTCTTCTAGACTACTAGGAGAATAGGTGGCATTGTGGTATAAATTTGGGGTTTCCATATAAGTATATAACCATTTCAGACTAACACACTAGCCGAATTCAGACTAACACACGGGTCGGGTTGGAGCGGTGCGATTTGCGTCGGCGAACTGCGAGGCGCGCTCGGCTCGCTTGATTGCGTGAGCTGGGGACAGTTAGGGCACCGGCAGCAACAGGTACAGAGAGAGCAGCTCTCCGTAACTTTATTCACGTCAACTGTAGAGAGCCTTGTAGAATACCTATCCAATGGACTAGCTATAATAGGTTTTTCCAAAAATTTGTATGTCCCACATGAcagttcctttttttttttgcctgaGCACAAGGACACGCGCCGGCCGGCGGCAACCCGGCTCCGCCCCACGTCGCATCACCCGCGGCGGCCTGGTTCCACCTAGCCGCGTCAAcccacagcggcggcggccgcatcGCTCCACCCTGCCGCGACGACCTCCTCCGCGCCAACCGCGTcgacccgcggcggcggcccggcccAGCCCCGACCGTGTTGACCAGCCGCGGCGGCCCCGCTCCCCCGAGAGCCAGCCCGAGCTCGGGTGGTGAAGGAGCTCCGGTTGCCGCGCTCCTCCCTGCACCGGCTTCCCTCGCCGACCGCGCTCCGCGGCGCTCCTCCCCgcgccggccgcgctcggccATGCTCCGCCCATGCTGGCTGCGCGCTTTGGAGCCGAGCTGCACCCACGACCACGATAGGCCGTGAAGTCTCGGGATCGGAGACGGGTGGGTTGGTTCGCTTGTTGGATCCGGCTAACGTAGATAAAGTTTGCCCCCCAGTTCCTCTTCAGGCTCGGCTGCATGCTCACCTGAATCGATTCAGAGTCGGAATTGCCTCGCGAATCGATTCGGACCCGATATATGCAGCGCGCGTCCTTAAAACCCGCCCTTGTTGGAAGGAATCAAGAGCACACACCAGATTCGCGTCAAGTGCAGTGCAGGGCCCAAGGGCAAGGCTCCTGCTCAACTGGCGCGTGAACGAGCGAGCAGGAAGGAGGGAGATAGAATAGCCACAGCAGGATGGAACGGCAGGTGGACTTGGCGCGTCTACTCCCCGACGACGTGCTCGCGGAAGTCCTccgccgcgtcgcgccgcgAAGCCTCGCCGTGTCCCGCTGCGTCTGCAGGGCGTGGCGCGCGCTCATCGACGACCGCGGCATGCTGCACGCGGACCTCCTCCCGCACTCTCTGGCTGGACTCTTCATCAGCTACATGAATCGGCTGTACGCCAAGTTCTTCGCCCGCCCATCCCTTGATTACGGCTACCGCATGCCCAGCGATACCATCATGGACCACTGCAACGGCCTCCTCCTGCTATACGACGACTGGCTGTACAACCCTGCCACGGACGAGGTTGCGAACTTGCCTGAACGCCCGACGACTCCACGCGCGGGGATGGAGTTTGTCTCTGAGCACGATGTTTGTTCATTCCTAGCGTTTGATCCTACTGTTTCATCACACTACGAGGTGTTCTTGATCCCTAGTGTTCCTTGGGAAGAAGATATAGTTAAGCGTGCAGCAGGTAGTGCCGTGTTGCATTCAGAATGGCCACCGTCACCATGCATCCTAAGTGTCTTCTCGTCGAGGACGGGGCTGTGGGAGGACAGATCATTTAGCCGACAAGGGGAGGCTGCAGGAACAGTCGCTGACATTCAACTGGACCAGAGATCCGAGCCATATAGGCATGCTGAATACTGGCGGGGCGCACTCTACATCCACTGCCAAACTGACTTTGTCATGAGGTAGGGCATGCTTTACTACTTCAGGAAATACCCTCTTAATAATTGGTATATACGTTTCTCTCTGTAAAATAATGATGTTTTTGCTTAACGCTATTTCTCAATTTAATTTGCAGAATATCATCATCAAATAGCACATACCGAGTAATCAAACCCCCAATAAGAGGTACTGAAGTACTGACTAGGTCTAAATATCCAGAGTTCTTTCTAGGAAAGTCTGAGAAGGGGATTTACTATGCATTACTTGATGATAACCACCGCCTAAGGGTCTGGATCCTTGACGAATCATGTGATCAAACTCAGTGGAAATTGAGACAAGACACTGATCTGGGGCCATTTCCAAGTCTAAGCGGTGACCATGGGCCTTGGGTTTTAGAAAATGTTAGCTCTGATTATGAACGTAAAGATGAAGACGTATATGAAGAGCAGATGGAAGAAGAATTTGAATGGAACTCCGATGATGACAATATTCCACCCACTAATGATATGGAAGAAAAGTGTGACGCAGTTATGAGAATCCTTGCTTTTCATCCCTACAAAGAGATTATCTTCTTGGATAGATCATCAAGAGTATTGGCGTATCATTTGAGTAGCTCTAAACTTGAAGCGTTGGGCAACTTGTTGCCTAACGGTTATGTTACAATGCATGCATATGTGTGTAGTTCTTTTCCATACACGCCCTGCCGGATGAGAGAATTGCTTCAAACTTTTAAGTAATAAATCCAAGATCATCATATATCAGGTTGAAGTTGTTTTATGAACAAAATGCATAGTCGTTTCTAAGTCCAAGTCTTCGTTTGTCCTGTATGAGAAATATAATCGATTACAGTTAATAATGAATATATGAAAAGTCAGCAATGTTTTTTTAATCGTGTTATCATTACCTTTACACAGCATATTATGCAATTGCACCTTTTTTTTGTTCAAAGTATCATCAAATGGTGCACGTATTTTCTCGCAGAAAAAAATGGTGCACGTATTGAAGACTGAGCAGCACTCAGTTGGCTAGCTACGGCGATATGCGGGCAGCCCACCCGGGCAGTGCCGGAGCATGAAAAACATAGCTGGGGCGACTTCTAGCGAGATTCAAAATCGCAAAAACACACGGTTTGGACACCAATTCACATGGCATGCGTGAGTACTTGTGCGGCTGCCACTTGAACCAGCTCTCAAACTTGTGGAATAATTTTTCGAAGTCTAGACAAAAGTTACTTATCAAGTTGCAAATTTTTCAATCAGATAATGACAGTAAAGAGGTTAAGAATCTACTTATTTAGGAGCACTCCACTCCATAAAATCTAACTCCACTCCAAAATCGCCCGAGTTAAACACTTCTAACTCCACCAACTCTGCTCCTTAAAAAAATATACTTGAAGAATTGTATGAAGCTCCTTTGAGAAAAGGATTTTTTTAAAACCACTTAAAAGCTGCAGATAATTACCCACTAATACCAATCCACGGTACCGGTTGGCGACGAAAAAGAGAAGTCCCCTAAAAAAAATTCCATGCAGACGGGCTGTAAACAACTGCCTGTGCAGCCCCGCTCCAGATCGAGACGCGTGGCAGACGCTGCAATCCGGCGCTCGCGAGCAGATCAGTCGCGGCGCCGCACCAAACTGTTGAACCGAGAGGGCTTGTTCTCTCGAGCCGGTTCGATGTCGATCAGATCGAGTTGCCCCCCTCCTCATGCGTTTGTCACGTTGTCATCGACGGCGATCGGCACCTCCAGCCGTCAGACTCAATCTACTTACTCCGTCACGGGTGTAGAAGATCATGCCACCGCCCGGTGTCCAAGAAAGGTAGGAAGAAGAAGGCGCCGTTGATGAGCGGCTCGGCCATCCTGCATGAAGAATTTGGCACGAAATTGCTCGACGAGGAAGTGCTCGACGAGCGTGCCGCCGGCGGTCCCTAAGGTCACCGCGATCAGCGAAACGGAGGAGCGCATCATCCCCTCGACAAAAGGCCGTGGCTCGGCTTGATTGTGTTCTGTAGCGGCTTGATTCTTTCAGTAGCCCCCACCCACACACACACGCCGCATCACATCTCGCATCGCCGCCGCATGCCCTACCCGTTGCCGCCCTTGGCCTTGCCAGATTATGCCGTCGCCGGCCAGGCAAGCTGGCGAACCCCTTGATGCCCTCTACAAAGTTCTAGACACGACGACGGTATTCCGTTGTTCCTGTTTCGGCCGCACCTGGCGGTGGCCGGCCGTGGTGCTGCCTACCGAGGCCACCGCAAGCAGGTATCTAAGAAGCATGTATTCATTTTCTCTTTGTCTGGAGTGATGCTGCCGACGGATTGATCAAAATTTCAGAAGGAACAAGCTTGGCGTTTTTTGATTTGTTTGTTCTGACCAACAAATTAAAGGCGTCCAAGGACCATTGTTGTTGATTTCGCTGGGTGCACAAGAAGCACAACCATGAAAAGATGATGCTGTCCTCATAGCCGTCACAAAGTAATTCTGGAGAGAGCTTTTGCCTTCAGCCTTTCTTCGAACGCTGTCCGAGCTACACAGGGAACATGCTGCCGCTTCAACGTTTACAGCAGTGAGCAGTCAAAAGGATGCACAACCCCCAGCTGTTACTGCCACCACTTGGAAGCAGTGATGCACGGCACTGAAGTGCCCCTCAGCTCCTGGAGCAGTAGAATCTGTAATCCACTAATCCGTTACGACAACTTACAAGTGGTAGAATTTTTTTTCTACTATGCAGTAGACCCTGCGAGTCTGCCTTCTCGACCAATGTAAGATTACTTTTCCATTGCAAAGGCGAAAAAGGTGTGTCCCATGCTCTGCACACTAGTTACTTCTCCAATGCATCTCGTGTGCAGCCGAAACATTTGTCTACTGTTGCTAAAGATAAAAA from Panicum hallii strain FIL2 chromosome 9, PHallii_v3.1, whole genome shotgun sequence includes:
- the LOC112872790 gene encoding uncharacterized protein LOC112872790, with protein sequence MERQVDLARLLPDDVLAEVLRRVAPRSLAVSRCVCRAWRALIDDRGMLHADLLPHSLAGLFISYMNRLYAKFFARPSLDYGYRMPSDTIMDHCNGLLLLYDDWLYNPATDEVANLPERPTTPRAGMEFVSEHDVCSFLAFDPTVSSHYEVFLIPSVPWEEDIVKRAAGSAVLHSEWPPSPCILSVFSSRTGLWEDRSFSRQGEAAGTVADIQLDQRSEPYRHAEYWRGALYIHCQTDFVMRISSSNSTYRVIKPPIRGTEVLTRSKYPEFFLGKSEKGIYYALLDDNHRLRVWILDESCDQTQWKLRQDTDLGPFPSLSGDHGPWVLENVSSDYERKDEDVYEEQMEEEFEWNSDDDNIPPTNDMEEKRSCHRPVSKKGRKKKAPLMSGSAILHEEFGTKLLDEEVLDERAAGGP